Part of the Desulfolutivibrio sulfoxidireducens genome is shown below.
AGGGGTCCGTGGTGCACGTGACCGGTTTCAGCACCAATCTGGGCGCCCTGGGCTGCCTCATCACCCCGGCGGACACGGTCCTGTGCGACCGGGAAGGCCACGCCAGCATCTTCGAGGGCATAAAGTCCACCCGGGCCCGGATATCCACCTTCGCCCACAACGACGCCGAAAACGCGGCAAAAAAGATCGCCGAGGCCAGGCAGGCCCGCCCGGACGGAGACATCTTCCTGATCACCGAGGGCGTGTTCAGCATGTCCGGCGACGTGGCCGTATTCGGCGAACTGGCCCAGCTCAAGGATCAGTTCCCGGAAATCATCATCTACCTCGACGACGCCCACGGCCTGGGCGTCCTGGGCCCAGGGGGACGGGGCACGGCCCTGCATTTCGACGCGGCGCCCCGCACGGACCTGATCATGGGCACCTTCAGCAAGGCCATGGCCTCCATCGGTGGCTTTATCGCCTCCGACGACGAGGAGGTTCTGCGCTACCTGCGTTACCAGTCCCGCACCCAGATCTTCTCGGCGGCCCTGCCCGCGGCCAACACCACGGCCGTTCTGACCTGCCTGGACATCCTTGAAAAGGAACCCGAACGGGTCGCGCGCCTGCACGCCGTCACCCGGCGCATGCGCGAGGGCTACAAGGAGATCGGCCTGCGTTGCGGCCAGTCGGCCTCGCCGATCATCCCCATCATCATCGGCTCCGACGAAAAGGCCTTCCTGTTCTCCCAGGCCCTGTTCGAGGAAGGGATCTTCGCCCTGCCGGCCATTTATCCGGCCGTTCCCAGGGGACAGGCCCTGATCCGCACGGCCTACATGAGCACCCATGAAGACCGCCAGATGGACTTCGTGCTCGAGGTCCTGGAC
Proteins encoded:
- a CDS encoding aminotransferase class I/II-fold pyridoxal phosphate-dependent enzyme, which gives rise to MRLSKRCEHFNAVHAQIASQGINPYFRPIAKTWGSEVEVAGKRLVMIGSNDYLGLSHDARVMDASAKAVYAWGTGPGGSRFLSGNMVLHQLLEERLAAFVGKKGSVVHVTGFSTNLGALGCLITPADTVLCDREGHASIFEGIKSTRARISTFAHNDAENAAKKIAEARQARPDGDIFLITEGVFSMSGDVAVFGELAQLKDQFPEIIIYLDDAHGLGVLGPGGRGTALHFDAAPRTDLIMGTFSKAMASIGGFIASDDEEVLRYLRYQSRTQIFSAALPAANTTAVLTCLDILEKEPERVARLHAVTRRMREGYKEIGLRCGQSASPIIPIIIGSDEKAFLFSQALFEEGIFALPAIYPAVPRGQALIRTAYMSTHEDRQMDFVLEVLDRLARKFRIRAQDVEEDELRGAAHDLSAEAAADGSSRARLSYL